The Besnoitia besnoiti strain Bb-Ger1 chromosome IV, whole genome shotgun sequence genome contains a region encoding:
- a CDS encoding hypothetical protein (encoded by transcript BESB_056810) — protein sequence MAYYREHLYLFFFGICRLFQRRNVLAQLLSSAPSPGAPPRPPVLACSSSPSPSVARPRSDLQAGCERSASASRALGAGARSTPFRPPPVSPSCLFPLVPYELNWLATLRLSLFASRLLRAAERERRAHAKALNRQSPLASASPVSASAAPDAPVSEGALAAAQALDCAANALRLIRACQIVRPSWLARTLAEYPLERKLDKFIAKNCASVPAVPTPGASRVSGAAGAAVREALQRARDPDSKPTRVQTEGAGSKADSCGLMEEVERQTSEALLLRRVEDYRRGTGASEESRKLEETVIAMAEKLRRDAARWLGRNETFRVSAASLPPASRAALEAVYTTKQNEILLRPGNFEKVVALLPSRDLRQAWTAFCFPSQNRAGAARSAFSEGVASAGVSLSASRRAKLEKRRRQLAEALLAILRLQKTCAEKAGFPSWGIMRLDALVGLRRPLPGDPLSPQATEGEEKTTAAGGLEALGGASAGWAPQRRDRDHSGQRCRVVNQRAAEGARGEGERGEAMKALEEQILRLFSQIQREMKKGTRGVDELEKRVEKAVEQTRREREREENWMRQLGGGALAAKAAKHAHKLSKMERLDMAEWLFAANKILKRPGVDMRSSRFFSLNDTLPKLVALTEELHGVRLVSLRGKAWKGFGRSFVGMPYLSDIFAVFDTDAAPTAAPLLSLQPSPAAAGAASAGTSSPSVLDSLLVSSYGPQASALFPLLPADSSLSSSAFRSPSFASLLASAPSFRGFLYFFPCEPLRLSHHFRSFAAPPIPSPAASLVAPGHAFAHGRLAPGPAGPDADRPLNLQELGILLQVLTSGLNALLSSQRTRDGWRASLAACARLADFTGRQDGDRALQAAPMASAERGSRRSEPTAAKENSAEGALGEAQAEPGAALRTRELRGHIVAQTGQLDIPLPLDVQQSFAFLAELLLQEPARLQELACDANARGQAKRMSDDEARAQRPTMIEFLSLNGFFVHAFLDFHLHVTFDPRGATPETVETFIRAKLESILPYKLPEDFDIFSLPSLQNYSGLLAGTGVSYLLAQARSSLFLRELRSFEKRRRDEKKASPQSASASRKGSSAKASGPVAARSNAEKKREKEKKPNINLRVIKSLFWAPEAGAERSWPDSLVANMKKIIEADDEQVLNDGITDVIRDVYGAAGDTK from the exons ATGGCGTACTACCGCGAGCACCTGtatctttttttcttcggaATCTGCCGCCTTTTCCAGCGGCGAAACgtcctcgcgcagcttctctcttcggcgccaagccctggagcgccgccccgcccccccgtcTTAGCTtgttcctcctcgccgtctccttctgTCGCTCGTCCACGCAGTGACTTGCAGGCCGGGTGCGAGCGCTcagcctctgcttcgcgcgccttgggcgccggcgcgcgttcTACGCCGtttcggccgccgcccgtcTCACCCTCCTGCCTCTTCCCCCTGGTGCCCTACGAGCTCAACTGGCTCGCGACTCTGCGCCTGTCGCTCTTCGCaagtcgccttctccgcgccgccgagcgcgagcggcgcgcccacgcgaaggcgctgaacCGACAGAGCCCGCTtgcttccgcctcgcctgtctccgcgtctgcagctcccGACGCGCCCGTCTCAGAAGgagccctcgccgccgcgcaagcCCTCGACTGCGCGGCAAACGCACTCCGCCTGATTCGCGCTTGCCAAATCGTGCGCCCTTCCTGGCTCGCTCGGACGCTTGCGGAGTATCCTCTAGAGCGAAAACTGGACAAATTCATTGCAAAAAACTGCGCCTCAGTGCCGGCTGTCCCGACCCCCGGGGCCTCGAGGGtctcgggcgccgccggtgcGGCGGTTCGGGAGgccctccagcgcgcccgcgacccaGACTCGAAGCCCACGCGCGTCCAAACAGAGGGTGCCGGGAGCAAGGCAGACAGCTGTGGGCTGATGGAAGAGGTCGAACGACAAACGAGTGAAgcgcttctccttcgtcgcgtCGAGGACTACAGACGGGGAACGGGGGCCTCAGAAGAATCGCGGAAACTCGAAGAGACGGTGATCGCCATGGCCGAAAAActgagaagagacgccgcgcggtgGCTCGGCAGAAACGA GAcctttcgcgtctccgcggcgtctctcccgccggcctcgcgtgCAGCGCTGGAGGCTGTGTACACGACGAAGCAGAACGAAATTTTGCTTCGCCCAGGCAACTTCGAAAAAGTCGTGGCcctgctgccttcgcggGATCTGCGGCAAGCGTGGACGGCATTTTGCTTCCCTTCGCAGA atcgcgcaggcgcggcgcggtctGCCTTCTCAGAGGGCGTGGCGTCGGCAGGAGTTTCGCTTtccgcttcgcgtcgcgcgaagctagagaagcgacgcagacaactcgctgaggcgcttctcgcgaTTCTCCGCCTGCAGAAGACCTGCGCAGAAAAGGCCGGCTTCCCGAGCTGGGGGATTAtgcgcctcgacgcgctcgTCGGACTTCGACGTCCTTTGCCGGGCGACCCGTTatctccgcaggcgacggaaggagaggagaagacaaCTGCCGCGGGGGGCCTCGAAGCCCTGGGCGGGGCTTCTGCGGGCTGGGCGCCCCAGCGAAGGGACCGCGACCACAGCGGACAGCGGTGCCGCGTGGTGAATCAGCGAGCAGCGGAAGGAgcaagaggcgaaggcgagcgcggcgaagcgatgAAGGCGCTGGAAGAGCAGATTTTGCGTCTCTTCAGCCAGATTCAGCGAGAGATGAAGAAAGGCACCCGCGGCGTAGACGAGCTCGAGAAGCGGGTGGAAAAGGCCGTCGAACAGacacgccgagagagagaacgcgaGGAGAACTGGATGCGGCaactcggcggcggcgcgttggccgcgaaggctgcgAAACACGCCCATAAACTGAGCAAAATGGAAAGACTCGACATGGCGGAATGGCTCTTTGCAGCAAACAAG ATTCTCAAGAGGCCGGGAGTCGACATGCGCTCgagtcgcttcttctcgctgaaCGATACTTTGCCCAAGCTGGTCGCTTTGACAGAGGAGCTGCACGGTGTGCGGCTCGTCTCCCTGCGCGGGAAGGCCTGGAAGGGATTCGGCCG GTCATTCGTCGGCATGCCCTACCTCAGCGACATTTTCGCGGTTTTTGacacagacgccgcgcccaccgccgcgccgcttctctctctgcagccgtctcctgcggctgcgggcgcagctTCGGCGGGgacttcctcgccgtcggtgCTCGACTCTCTGCTGGTTTCGTCCTACGGTCCGCAGGCTTCGGCGCTCTTTCCGCTCCTCCCCGCGGactcgtcgctgtcgtcctccgccttccgGTCTCCGTCGTTtgcgtcgctgctcgcctccgcgccttcgttccgcggcttcctctACTTCTTCCCCTGCGAACCCCTCCGCCTGTCGCACCACttccgctccttcgccgcgcctcccatcccctcgcccgcggcctccctcgtcgcgcctGGCCACGCCTTCGCCcacgggcgcctcgcccccgGGCCTGCTGGCCCTGACGCCGATCGGCCGCTGAATCTTCAAGAG CTTGGCATTCTCCTTCAGGTGCTGACGTCGGGCCTGAATGCCCTGCTATCGTCTCAGAGAACCCGTGACGGctggcgcgcgtctctcgcagcCTGCGCTCGACTGGCTGACTTCACGGGGAGGCAGGATGGAGACCGCGCGCTCCAGGCGGCCCCGATGGCCTCTGCGGAAAGAGggtcgcggcgaagcgagccGACTGCCGCAAAGGAAAActccgcggagggcgctctcggagaggcgcaggcggaacccggcgccgccttgcGCACGCGCGAACTCCGCGGCCATATCGTTGCTCAGACTGGGCAGCTCGATATCCCGCTTCCACTGGATGTCCAGCAGAGCTTCGCCTTCCTTGCTGA ACTTCTTCTGCAGGAGCCTGCAAGGCTCCAGGAGCTCGCCTGCGATGCTAACGCCCGAGGTCAAGCCAAGAGAatgagcgacgacgaggcaag agcgcagaggccgacgaTGATTGAATTTCTGAGTTTGAACGGCTTTTTCGTCCACGCTTTCCTGGACTTTCACCTCCACGTGACGTTCGACCCGCGGGGGGCCACTCCCGAGACGGTCGAGACGTTCATTCGCGCGAAACTCGAGAG CATCTTGCCTTACAAGCTGCCGGAAGACTTTGACATATTTTCTCTTCCCAGCCTCCAGAACTACAGCGG CCTTCTAGCAGGCACTGGCGTTTCTTacctgctggcgcaggccCGCTCTTCACTGTTTCTTAGAGAGCTACGTAGCTTCGAaaaacgccgcagagacgagaaaaaagcCTCCCCACagtccgcctccgcctctcgaaAAGGCTCCTCTGCCAAGGCGTCTGGGCCGGTGGCGGCTAGAAGCaatgcagagaaaaaacgagaaaaagaaaagaaacCAAATATCAATCTTCGGGTCATCAAAAGCCTCTTCTGGGCAcctgaggcaggcgcagagaggagctgGCCAGACAGCCTCGTGGCAAATATGAAGAAAATCATCGAAGCTGACGATGAACAAGTGCTGAACGACGGGATCACGGATGTCATACGAGATGTGTatggcgccgcgggagatACAAAGTAG